DNA from Hyphomicrobiales bacterium:
CGCGCCTGGCCTGCGCGACATCCGCGCCGCGGCCCGCGCGATGCATCACGTGCTGCTCGCCCATGGCAAGGCGACACAGGCGATGCGCGCTCTGGGGATGTCCGGGCTCGGCGCGGTGATGAACCATGAATATGCCCAGCCGGTCGACGAGAGCGAGCGCGCGCAAGAGCTCGCACAGCTTTATGACGGTTTCTACAATCGCTGGTTTCTCGGCGGCATCTTCAAAAAGGCCTATCCGGACGATGTGCTGGCCCATCTGGGCCCGCATATGCCCGAGGGCTGGCAGGATGATTTTGAGACGATTGCCCAGCCGCTCGATTGGGTCGGCATCAATTACTACACGCGCAAGCTGATCGGCCCGGACGGGTCCGACCAGTTTCCGTTTCTGGAAGAGCGCGATGGGCCGCTGGAAAAAACGGCGATGGACTGGGAAATTTATCCCGACGGCCTGCTGCACTTCCTGCGACACACGGCAAGCTACACCGATCTGCCGATCTACGTGACCGAGAACGGTTTGGCGTCCTACGATGTACTCAAAGATGGCGCAGATGGGGAGAAGGTGGTGCAGGACGATCAGCGCATCAGATACCTATCAGATCATCTCGACCGCGTAATACAGGCACTCGCCGAAGGAATCGATGTGCGCGGTTACACGATCTGGTCGCTGCTCGACAATTACGAATGGGCGCTTGGCTACGAAAAACGGTTTGGCCTGGTGCATGTCGATTTCGAGACCCTCGACCGCACGCCCAAAGCCAGCTGGCACACGCTGAAAGAGGCTTTGGCTTAGGCTCAGCAGCTAATAGCGATAAGACAGTCGTGCGCGCACCACGTCTTGGCTGTGCTCGCTTTGAAACGACGCGCCGAGAGTTAGGTTTTCCTTGGAAAAGTCGTAGCGCAGAAGCTCTCCGCCCAGGGCAATGTTGCGCGTTAGGCCCCACTCCACGCCAGCACCGATCACGTGGCCGTAGCGCGTGTCCGATGAGCTCGCCGTCGCCGAGGTCGTTTCGACACCGGCCACCGCGAGGCCGCCGGTTCCGTAGATCAGAAGATGCCCGAAAGCGTAGCCGACTCGGCCGCGTACCGAAGCGGACCAGGGAATGGAAATTTCCAGCGATGTTACGCCGACCCGCGGGCGGGTGAAGTTGGTCAGCGACGCATCACCCTCGATGCCCAGCACGACGTTGCTCACCTGCAGCGATCCGCCGGCGTGGACACCGCCCAAGAAGCTTTGTTTGTCTTCCAGCAAACCGTCGACATTGTCCCAGCTGTCAACAAAGCCAAGTCCGGCATGCACCCCGGAGTAGAACCCCGTCCAGCGTGGCGGTCCATCGCGCACGATTGTCGGCTGGGGTGCGGCCTGTTGGTAGGCGAGCTGGTCAGCAGCGAGCGCTGGCGTCGACAGGCAGGCTGAAGCAGCCAGCGCAAGCGAAAAAAGTGAACGATGCACGGTTGATGGCCCCCACGGCTTCGCTGCGCTCAGCGCGCAGCAAGTGCCCGTGATAAAGCCTCGTTCACCTTGATGGACCGTTCAGACCGTCAACAGCGCCCGTGCCGTAACGGAACAGGACGCTCCTACAACCCTTCTACCACCTGCTGCATGGCCGCGCTGAAGCCCGTTGTGGTGGGTGATCCACCCTCGGTGCCGCGTCCGCCGCCAAGGCCATGCCGCTGCAGCGCGTCGGACACTTCATTGAACCCACGTCCAGCATAGTCGCGCACCTGCCCAGCGACGTGGTTACGCCCGCTCTCAGCCAGCTGCTCAGCGTATTGCCGAACCGTCGAATCAGAGATCCAGTCGGTCAAATTGTTGCCGCCAAGCTGATCGCTGATCCAGGCTGGTACATCCGGCGGACCGCCAAGGCCTGCGGGGTGATCTCCACATCGCGGCTGCCCTTGGCCATTAGCCCATCAATGTGGAGATACCAAAAGAGACTGGCGGCTTGCGGGTCGTGGCGCCGCGAGTGACCATCGCCGGCGATACTGGTGAGTCGAAGTTCTGTACCGTCCTGTTCGGTCCTATTCGCGCCCTGGGCAAACGCTGACGTGAGGTTGAGCCGATCGCGGAGCAAGCATACTTCGGCGCCATCGAGAGCCAATCCCTTGCGCGCCACATCTTCGTGGATTGCCAGTCCACCTAGGAAGGTCAATCGAGCCTGGACATTCAGCGTGGTGGCAAGGCTCATTTCGCCGTCGGTCTGATCAACCAAATCTGAAAGCAGAAGTGCCGATTGATGGCCGCTATGGCCCTAAGGTCAAGGGCACGCTAGTCGGTAGATCGACACCACTCTGTGATGACCGTCACGGTTGCGCGGCACAAGCGAAGACAAGGGCGCCAGGTGCTAGGCTTGGGACTGGCCAGCCATATCGTTGAGGATTGGACAATCGGGACGATCGTCGCCCGCGCAGGTCTCTGCCAAGGTCGCAAGCGTGGCGCGCAAGGCCTGCATCTCGGCGAGCTTGGTGTCGATCTCGCTGATCTTTTCCAAGGTCAGCGCTTTGACGTCGCAGCTCGCCCGGTGGGTGTCGTCGTAGAGGGAAAGAAGCTGGCGACACTCATCGATCGTGAACCCCAGACCGCGCGCCCGCTGCAAAAAGGCCAGGCGATGCACGTCCTTTTCGGCGTAGTCGCGATAGCCATTGTCGGCGCGACCTGGACGAACAAGGCCGATTTCCTCGTAATAACGGATGGTTTTTGGCGGCAGCTGCGTGCGCTCTGCCGCTTCGCCAATGTTCATGGTGCAGTCTCCGGTTCGGCCGCAATCATGTCAAAGCCATCGTGCGGGAACAAGGCGCCGCGATCGCAAGCGATGGTGCACGCGCTGGGAAAGGTCCGACTTTTACAGTTGTCGCTCTCGGCGATCGCTTCGCAATCACCTGTCGCTTGTTCCGCCAATCTCAGGCGATTGGCTATGGCGCACCCGAGAGGATTCGAACCTCTGACCTCTGCCTTCGGAGGAATTAATAGCACCTATCCGAAACATGCGATAGAGCACGTCTTTATGCGATAATGCGTTGAAAGACGTTGTTTTTCTGAAGCGCTCCGCCGAAGTCTCTATCCGAATACAGGTCGCG
Protein-coding regions in this window:
- a CDS encoding beta-glucosidase, with product MTFPHARADFPDGFVFGTATSAYQIEGHRFGGAGQTHWDTFAATPGNVVRGENGAVACDHYHRWADDLDLVAGANLDAYRFSTSWARVMPDGVTPNPEGLDFYDRLVDGMLERGIKPMATLYHWELPSPLADQGGWRNRDIADRFANFATCIMGRIGDRMHRTAPINEPWCVAWLSHFMGHHAPGLRDIRAAARAMHHVLLAHGKATQAMRALGMSGLGAVMNHEYAQPVDESERAQELAQLYDGFYNRWFLGGIFKKAYPDDVLAHLGPHMPEGWQDDFETIAQPLDWVGINYYTRKLIGPDGSDQFPFLEERDGPLEKTAMDWEIYPDGLLHFLRHTASYTDLPIYVTENGLASYDVLKDGADGEKVVQDDQRIRYLSDHLDRVIQALAEGIDVRGYTIWSLLDNYEWALGYEKRFGLVHVDFETLDRTPKASWHTLKEALA
- a CDS encoding porin family protein; protein product: MHRSLFSLALAASACLSTPALAADQLAYQQAAPQPTIVRDGPPRWTGFYSGVHAGLGFVDSWDNVDGLLEDKQSFLGGVHAGGSLQVSNVVLGIEGDASLTNFTRPRVGVTSLEISIPWSASVRGRVGYAFGHLLIYGTGGLAVAGVETTSATASSSDTRYGHVIGAGVEWGLTRNIALGGELLRYDFSKENLTLGASFQSEHSQDVVRARLSYRY
- the cueR gene encoding Cu(I)-responsive transcriptional regulator, which codes for MNIGEAAERTQLPPKTIRYYEEIGLVRPGRADNGYRDYAEKDVHRLAFLQRARGLGFTIDECRQLLSLYDDTHRASCDVKALTLEKISEIDTKLAEMQALRATLATLAETCAGDDRPDCPILNDMAGQSQA